ATCTGCTGCTGGTCACCGCCTTGCTCTCGCCCCGCCCGCCCGAGATCATGATCCTCAATGAACCGGAAGCGAGCCTGCATCCCTCACTGCTGGAGGCTTTGGCGCGCCTGCTGGTCGAAGCCGCGCGCCGTAGCCAGATCGTGCTGGTCTCTCACAGTGAAAGGCTGATCGCGGCGCTGCGCCAGAGCCGTGGCCTGCATGAGATCGCCCTGTCCAAGCGATTGGGCGAGACCCAGATCGAGGATCACGACGCCCCGCGCTGGATCTGGCCAAAGCGATGACACAGGGCCGATGGCCCGCTTCCCCTGCCCGGGCTTTCATCCCTTGCGATATGCCCTCACCGTAGCGGAAGCGCGTTGATCACGTGCCGCCTGTGCAACATCCCGGGTGACGATCGCCTGCCCCACCGGAAAGAGCGCCAAGCCCGCCAGTTTGAAATGCTGGAGCCCGAACGGGATGCCGATGATCGTGATGCAATTGGCAACGCCCCAGAGGACATGACCAAGCGCCAGCCAGAAACCTGCGCAAGCAAACCAGATGATGTTGCCCAAAACACCGATCGAACCGGTGCCCAGATCATCCCGCCCGGTCAGGTCACGGCGATTGATGGCTTCCCTGCCAAAGGGCAGGAACGCCATCTGGCCGATGACGAAGCAGGCTCTCGCCCATGGCAGCCCCACGATGGTGATGGCCGCGACAGCGCCGAAAAACCACCAGCCCAGCCCCATCCAGAAGCCATTGAGGACAAACCAGAGAAAATTGGCCACCATGCGCATTGGCTTACCCCTGTTGCTCGATGCAGGCTGGCAGGAAGTTGGCGCCTTGTCACCCTCAATGGGGCGGGCCAGCTTCGCCCTTCCCCGCAGACCCGGCAACCTTGATGGTCTTATCCGTCGATCGATCTGGGCGGCAGAGGCGCACGCCAACCGTAATAGATGGCCATCAGGCGCAAAAACAGGCACAGGCCCGCCCCGGGAAGCACCGTGTAGATCGACGGAATGCCCAGAAAAGAGCCACCCGCCACGATAGCGCCCGCAGCCAGCGCGGCCAGCGCGTAAAGATCGGCACGCAGCACAAAGGGGATCTCGCCGCTCAGCACATCGCGAACCATGCCGCCACCGATGCCGGTCAGCATCCCCATCAGCGCGCTCATCACGGGATTGATCCCGAACTCCATCGCCTTTTGCGTCCCCACCACAGCAAACAGGGCCAGACCCACCGCATCGAGGCACTGCATCATATTGGGATGTTTCGCGATCCGGGGAGACCAGAAGAAGGTGGCCAGACCCGAGATCATGGCGATCAGGAAATAATGGATATCCCGCATGGCAGCAGGAGGAATGGCGCCGATCAGCACATCGCGCATCATGCCCCCGGCCACCGCCACCACAAAGGCGAGGAACAGGACACCGAACAGGTCGAAGTTCTTGCGAACGCCCAGCAAGGCGCCGCTCACCGCGAAGGCGATGGTGCCCAGCGCATCAAGCACGTTGATCGTTACGGAAAGCAGATGTTGGTTCACAATCGGGTCGCTTATCGAGGTTATTGTGCGGGCGCCAGCCATGCGAGGGCAGCACTGACCATGGCCTTGAGGCCGATCTGAAGCGTCGGGTCCAGCACCGGCGCGAAATCCGGAGCATGATTGGCGGGCAATGTGTCCACCGCACCGCGTGACCGGGCTTCGGCATAGAGATCGGGATCGATGCCGCCCACCACCCAGAACACCGAAGG
The Novosphingobium terrae DNA segment above includes these coding regions:
- a CDS encoding YccF domain-containing protein is translated as MRMVANFLWFVLNGFWMGLGWWFFGAVAAITIVGLPWARACFVIGQMAFLPFGREAINRRDLTGRDDLGTGSIGVLGNIIWFACAGFWLALGHVLWGVANCITIIGIPFGLQHFKLAGLALFPVGQAIVTRDVAQAARDQRASATVRAYRKG
- a CDS encoding trimeric intracellular cation channel family protein; its protein translation is MNQHLLSVTINVLDALGTIAFAVSGALLGVRKNFDLFGVLFLAFVVAVAGGMMRDVLIGAIPPAAMRDIHYFLIAMISGLATFFWSPRIAKHPNMMQCLDAVGLALFAVVGTQKAMEFGINPVMSALMGMLTGIGGGMVRDVLSGEIPFVLRADLYALAALAAGAIVAGGSFLGIPSIYTVLPGAGLCLFLRLMAIYYGWRAPLPPRSIDG